The sequence TGCGGTGCAGAGCAGGATCTGCGGGGTGCGGGCCTCCAGGGGGCGGGGGGCGGCGCCCGGGGCCAGGACGAAGCGGGAGAGCCGGAATTCGTCGATGGGGGTCTCGTAGACCTCTTCGCCGTCGGGGGACGCCTCCGGGCGCATCACGCCGGGGTCGGCGGCCTCGAAGCGGACGATGCGCAGCAGTTCGGGGACGTCGATGTGCTTGGGGGTCAGACCGCAGCGCAGGACGTTGTCGGAGTTGGCCATCAACTCGACGCCGAGGCCGTTGAGATACGCGTGCGGGATGCCTGCGCCGAGGAACAGGGCCTCGCCGGGCTGGAGCCGTACGTAATGCAGCAGCATGGCGGCGAGGACGCCGGGGTCGCCCGGGTAGTGGTGAGCGATGGCGGCGTAGGCCGCGTAGTCGGCGGCGTGCGGGCCGCCTTGGGCGGCGAGGCGCTCGGCCGCGGCGGCGGCGCGTTCGACGGTGCCGGCGATCGCGTGGTGCTCGGCGGACAGGACCGCGGTCAGCACCTCGCGCAGCGCGGATTCCTCGGGGCTGGCGCGCAGGATGTCCACGAAGGGCTTGAGGTCGTCGACGGCCAGGCCCTCCAGGAGGTCGGCGGCCTGGGCCGGGTGCCGGAAGCCGCAGAGGCCGTCGAAGGGCGTGAGGGCGCAGATCAGCTCGGGCTTGTGGTTGGCGTCCTTGTAGTTGCGGTGCGGGGCGTCCCTGGGGACGTCGCGGCGCTCCTCGTCGGCGAAACCTTCCTGCGCCTGGGTCAGGTCGGGGTGGACCTGGAGCGAGAGCGGCGAACCGGCCGCGAGCAGCTTCAGCAGAAAGGGCAGGCGGGGGCCGAAGGCCCGTATCGTGTCCGCGCCCAGTTCGGCCTCGGGGTCGGCGTCGATCACCTCGGCCAGCGAGACGGGGCCCGCACCGCGGTCGATACGGGAGGGAGCCCCGGGGTGCGCGCCCATCCACAGCTCGGCCTGGGGTGCGCCGGTCGGCTCGACGCCGAGGAGCTCCGGGATGGCGGTGGTGGAGCCCCAGGCATAGGGGCGCACGGTATTGGCGAGGCGGTCCATGGGGCTGCTGCTCCTGGGGTGGGGTACGGGGAGGGGGCGTGCGGGTCCGGGCCCCGCCCCGGCCCCCACCCAATGATCACTCGGTGTCGGCAAGCGCCAGGTAAACGGCGGCGAAATCCGTGATGGCGAGCAGTTCCGTGGCGCATTCCAGGTCGCTGCCGGTTTCCGGCTGGAGTTCGCTGAGGGCGGTTTCGCATTCGTCGGCGAGCTCGTTGGCGGCGCGGGTGGCCGACAGGGGGCCGGCCTCCCGGCGGTCGCGCAGCAGGAGGATCCGGGCGTGCAGGGCGGCGGGCTGTTCGACGCGGTCGCGGAAGAAGTCCTCCGGGTCGGCGCCGGCGGCCAGCGAGCCGGCCAGCAACGGGCGGTGCGTGGTGAGCGCCTCGGGCAGCGCGGCGGCCAGGGCGGGGATGCCCGCCAGTCCGGCCAGCACGGTGGCGAAGTGGCGGCCGACGGCTCCGGCGACGGTGCCTTCGGTCCAGATCAGCGGCAGGGCCTCGGCGAGGTCGGCGGCCAGGGTCTTGGCCGGGTTGGTGTACGTGGCGATGGCCGGGCCGCAGCGTTCGGCGAGCTGGTCGAGATGGTCGGCGAGCCGGGTCAGCGCCTCCGGGGGCGCGGTGAGCAGGCCGATGCGGTCGGCGAGGGCGAGCAGCGGGATCAGCAGCGACCACAGGGTGCCGGGGGCGGCCGGGGGCGCGCCCTCGACGTCGAATTCGGCGTCGTACGGCGTGGTGGCCAGGGGGAGGGTCATCCCGCGGGCCTGGGTGACGGCCTCGGCGAGCGGGCCGGCGGCCGGGGTGACGGCGACGACGGCGCAGCCGCGGCGGTACGCCTGCTCGACCAGTTCGGCCAGGCCCGGGTCGGAGCCGTCGGGTGCGGCGAGCAGCAGCAGGTCCAGCGAGCTGGTCCAGCCGGGCAGGGTCCAGCGCAGGGCGCCGGGCAGCGGGGCGACGCCGGTGGGCGGGATGTGGCTTACCGGGCAGCTGCCGCCGCCGAGGGCGCTGAGGATGTCCGCCACGGCGGGGGCGGCGGGGCCGGGACCGGCGACGAGGACGGCGCGCGGCCGCCCGTCGGGGCTCATATCGGCGATTCCGGCATCGGCGGCACTACGGGCCGCCGTACGGACTCGGGCGCCGGATTCGGCCACGCCTCTCAGCAGTCCGTAACGGTCGGCGCCGGCCAGCGCCTCGGGAGCGTCGAGCAGTGACTCATCCAGCATGGTGGGCGCGGCCTCCGTTTGCCGGTACGGACAAAGGATCGCCGGGCGGCGCCGGGGCGGGCCCGGCGGCGCCCGGTCAGGCGGGGCGTCGGGCTTCGTCGACGAGGAGTACGGGGATGCCGTCCCGCACGGGGTAGGCAAGGCCGCAGTCGGCGGAGGTGCAGATCAGCTCGGCCGGGTCGGCCGCCGTGCGGTCCTCGAGCGGGGCGTGGCACGCCGGGCAGGCGAGGATCTCGATCAAGCTGGCTTCGACCGGCATGTCAGGCTGCTCCTTCGGGGTGATTGCGGCGTGGCCAGCGTACCGCCGTACGGGGTGCCCGGTCCTGCTCGGAGGAGATATGCGGAGGTGGGAGGGCCGCTGGGGGTGGCAGGAAAGATCCCCTAGGGGGTGGTCGAACAGATCCCCTAGGGGACGCGAGAGCCCCTTGCAGACCACAACGAGGCGGGGGCGGGCGGGATTCCCGGGGCGGGACGGGGGCGGACGAGACTCCCGCGACGGGACGGGATTCCCGCGACGGGACGGGGGCGGGCGGGACCCCCGCGACGGGACGGGGCGGGGCTCCCGCGACGAGCCGGGCCGGGCACGGTTCCCGTAGCGGGGCCGCCCGCCTTGCGTCACGTGCTGTCTAGCCGCGAATGATCCCCAGCGCCTCGTCCCGTACCCGTTCGACGGTGGCCGTATCGCGGGCCTCGGCGTTGAGTCGGAGGAGGGGTTCGGTGTTGGAGGGGCGGACGTTGAACCACCAGTCGGTGGCGGTGACGGTCAGGCCGTCGAGTTCGTCCAGGGTGATGCCCTCGCGGCCCTCGTAAGCGGCCTTGATGGCGGCGAGGCGGGCGCTCTGGTCGTCGACGGTGCTGTTGATCTCGCCGGAGGCGGCGTAACGGTCGTAGCGGTCGACGAGGCGGGAGAGCGGGCCCTGCTGCGCGCCGAGGGCGGCGAGGACGTGCAGGGCGGCCAGCATGCCGGTGTCGGCGTTCCAGAAGTCGCGGAAGTAGTAGTGGGCGGAGTGCTCGCCGCCGAAGATGGCGCCGGTCTTGGCCATCTCCTCCTTGATGAAGGAGTGGCCGACCCGGGTGCGGACCGGCTCGCCGCCGTTCTCCTTGACGACCTCGGGGACCGACCAGGAAGTGATGCAGTTGTGAATGATCGTTCCGCCGGGGTGCTTGGCGAGTTCGCGGGCGGCCACCAGGGCGGTGATCGCGGACGGGGAGACCGGGTCGCCGTTCTCGTCCACGACGAAGCAGCGGTCGGCGTCGCCGTCGAAGGCGAGACCGAGGTCGGCACCGGTCGCGCGGACCCGGGCCTGGAGGTCGACGATGTTCTTCGGGTCGAGGGGGTTGGCCTCGTGGTTCGGGAAGGAACCGTCCAACTCGAAGTAGAGGGCGTCCAGTTGGAGGGGCAGGCCCTCGAAGACGGTGGGGACGGTGTGGCCGCCCATGCCGTTGCCGGCGTCCACGACGACCTTCAGCGGGCGGAGACCGGTCAGGTCGACCAGGCCGCGCAGATGGTCGGCGTAGTCGGCGAGCACATCGCGCTGGGTGACGGCCCCGGTGGCGGCGACCGGCTCCGGTGCGCCGTGCTCGCGCCACTCCTCTACCAGGCGGCGGATATCGGAGAGGCCGGTGTCCTGGCCGACCGGTGCGGCGCCCGCCCGGC is a genomic window of Streptomyces gilvosporeus containing:
- the manA gene encoding mannose-6-phosphate isomerase, class I, which translates into the protein MDRLANTVRPYAWGSTTAIPELLGVEPTGAPQAELWMGAHPGAPSRIDRGAGPVSLAEVIDADPEAELGADTIRAFGPRLPFLLKLLAAGSPLSLQVHPDLTQAQEGFADEERRDVPRDAPHRNYKDANHKPELICALTPFDGLCGFRHPAQAADLLEGLAVDDLKPFVDILRASPEESALREVLTAVLSAEHHAIAGTVERAAAAAERLAAQGGPHAADYAAYAAIAHHYPGDPGVLAAMLLHYVRLQPGEALFLGAGIPHAYLNGLGVELMANSDNVLRCGLTPKHIDVPELLRIVRFEAADPGVMRPEASPDGEEVYETPIDEFRLSRFVLAPGAAPRPLEARTPQILLCTAGTARLSTPTETLTLTPGQSAFAPPGDPVTLTGDATVFRATVAG
- a CDS encoding SIS domain-containing protein, with the protein product MLDESLLDAPEALAGADRYGLLRGVAESGARVRTAARSAADAGIADMSPDGRPRAVLVAGPGPAAPAVADILSALGGGSCPVSHIPPTGVAPLPGALRWTLPGWTSSLDLLLLAAPDGSDPGLAELVEQAYRRGCAVVAVTPAAGPLAEAVTQARGMTLPLATTPYDAEFDVEGAPPAAPGTLWSLLIPLLALADRIGLLTAPPEALTRLADHLDQLAERCGPAIATYTNPAKTLAADLAEALPLIWTEGTVAGAVGRHFATVLAGLAGIPALAAALPEALTTHRPLLAGSLAAGADPEDFFRDRVEQPAALHARILLLRDRREAGPLSATRAANELADECETALSELQPETGSDLECATELLAITDFAAVYLALADTE
- a CDS encoding Trm112 family protein, whose amino-acid sequence is MPVEASLIEILACPACHAPLEDRTAADPAELICTSADCGLAYPVRDGIPVLLVDEARRPA
- a CDS encoding phosphomannomutase/phosphoglucomutase — encoded protein: MTDLSQIVKAYDVRGVVPDQWDETLAELFGAAFVQVTGAEAIVTGHDMRPSSPGLARAFARGAAARGADVTEIGLCSTDQLYYASGALDLPGAMFTASHNPARYNGIKMCRAGAAPVGQDTGLSDIRRLVEEWREHGAPEPVAATGAVTQRDVLADYADHLRGLVDLTGLRPLKVVVDAGNGMGGHTVPTVFEGLPLQLDALYFELDGSFPNHEANPLDPKNIVDLQARVRATGADLGLAFDGDADRCFVVDENGDPVSPSAITALVAARELAKHPGGTIIHNCITSWSVPEVVKENGGEPVRTRVGHSFIKEEMAKTGAIFGGEHSAHYYFRDFWNADTGMLAALHVLAALGAQQGPLSRLVDRYDRYAASGEINSTVDDQSARLAAIKAAYEGREGITLDELDGLTVTATDWWFNVRPSNTEPLLRLNAEARDTATVERVRDEALGIIRG